In Gemmata obscuriglobus, a single genomic region encodes these proteins:
- a CDS encoding VWA domain-containing protein: MRASARTTRTALRRAVWASVTLHAVAASGLIVLVRTREVEPPKPPPIDTRASYVQMHLAETIGEVEVRPDPPTPTPAAPAAKPPAAKLPETAPEPPPVAGPAGPFTPAVPHTLPPELVALIRKPPAGPTVGAVPDPNVKPAGAIAAAAPVSTGRVLHGAFKPAQTVVYLIDCSGSMGAAGKSAAARSALLATLARQPATVRFQVIAYDSTPRALVSGGTVLATPENIQAASARLDRAEPRGSSKHLIALRAALDLRPDVVVWLTDADDLTGAAIRPVLKASGRPVPVCVGLVTATGVQQLRELK, encoded by the coding sequence ATGAGAGCGTCCGCACGCACCACCCGTACCGCACTTCGCCGGGCCGTGTGGGCGTCCGTCACGCTGCACGCGGTTGCCGCTTCCGGGCTGATCGTGCTGGTGCGCACGCGCGAGGTCGAGCCGCCCAAGCCGCCGCCCATCGACACCCGCGCGTCATACGTTCAAATGCACCTCGCCGAAACCATCGGTGAGGTCGAAGTGCGGCCCGACCCTCCAACTCCCACGCCGGCCGCGCCCGCCGCCAAGCCGCCCGCCGCCAAGCTGCCCGAAACTGCCCCCGAACCGCCACCGGTTGCCGGTCCCGCCGGCCCCTTCACGCCCGCGGTTCCGCACACGCTCCCGCCGGAACTGGTTGCGCTGATCCGCAAACCGCCAGCCGGGCCGACCGTCGGTGCCGTCCCCGACCCGAATGTAAAGCCCGCCGGGGCGATCGCGGCGGCCGCTCCGGTTAGTACCGGCCGTGTGCTACACGGCGCGTTCAAGCCCGCCCAAACCGTGGTGTACCTGATCGATTGCTCCGGCAGCATGGGAGCCGCCGGGAAGTCCGCCGCCGCGCGGTCGGCGCTACTGGCGACGCTCGCGCGGCAACCCGCGACCGTCCGGTTTCAGGTGATCGCATACGACAGCACGCCCCGCGCACTCGTTTCAGGCGGGACGGTTCTCGCGACCCCGGAGAACATCCAGGCGGCTTCCGCGCGGCTCGACCGTGCCGAGCCGCGCGGAAGCAGCAAGCACCTCATCGCCCTGCGGGCCGCCCTCGACCTGCGCCCCGATGTGGTCGTGTGGCTCACCGACGCGGACGACCTCACCGGGGCGGCGATCAGGCCGGTTTTGAAGGCGTCGGGCCGTCCGGTCCCGGTGTGCGTGGGACTCGTCACCGCAACCGGTGTACAACAGCTACGCGAACTGAAATAG
- a CDS encoding AAA family ATPase has product MVNRLSVRNEYGFQWMITGPNKYQVCGRTAETLPPGAYTVHLDNCGHPNYVGRDLQADELIHFTDSLPAKVQNEIKKFWQTGDRFRRYGYLHRRGYLLYGKQGCGKSSLVNQIIGDIVADGHLAFYCQVPYHFIHCLQKFREVEPERPIVCVFEDIDAIIADHGDSELLQWLDGNHQVDKVVNIATTNYPEKLDRRIISRPRRFDRVLRIEAPDARMREAYLARKVPELTAAELARWVEVTADLPFAALAEVVISVCCMGNDLEESAKLLRSLDDHNPSSAEFANTPPADGAAASLSS; this is encoded by the coding sequence ATGGTGAACCGGCTCTCCGTTCGGAACGAGTACGGCTTCCAGTGGATGATCACCGGCCCGAACAAGTATCAGGTGTGCGGCCGCACCGCCGAAACGCTCCCGCCGGGCGCGTACACCGTTCACCTCGACAACTGCGGCCACCCGAACTACGTGGGCCGCGACCTGCAAGCCGACGAGTTAATCCACTTCACCGACAGCTTGCCCGCCAAGGTTCAAAACGAGATCAAGAAGTTTTGGCAGACGGGCGACCGGTTCCGGCGGTACGGCTACTTGCACCGCCGCGGGTACCTGCTGTACGGCAAACAGGGGTGCGGCAAGTCGTCGCTCGTGAACCAGATCATCGGCGACATCGTCGCGGACGGGCACCTCGCGTTCTACTGCCAAGTGCCGTACCACTTCATCCACTGCTTGCAGAAGTTCCGCGAGGTCGAGCCGGAGCGGCCCATCGTCTGCGTCTTCGAGGACATCGACGCCATCATCGCCGACCACGGCGATTCGGAGCTGCTCCAGTGGCTCGACGGCAACCATCAGGTTGATAAGGTCGTGAACATCGCGACCACGAACTACCCCGAGAAGCTCGACCGGCGCATCATCTCGCGCCCGCGGCGGTTCGACCGGGTCCTGCGCATCGAGGCGCCGGACGCCCGGATGCGGGAGGCGTACCTCGCCCGCAAGGTGCCCGAACTCACGGCCGCGGAACTGGCCCGGTGGGTGGAGGTGACGGCGGACCTGCCGTTCGCCGCGCTGGCGGAGGTGGTGATCAGCGTGTGCTGCATGGGCAACGATTTGGAGGAGAGCGCGAAGCTGCTCCGCTCGCTCGACGACCACAACCCGTCGAGCGCGGAGTTCGCGAACACCCCTCCGGCCGACGGCGCGGCGGCCTCGCTCTCGTCTTGA
- a CDS encoding SGNH/GDSL hydrolase family protein, with translation MSRLLLFAALAAFLGFTPDAPVTRAAEPKPVAAAADGNDFFFKPNDRIVFLGDSITAQYQYSTYIELYLTTRMPKGNFTFINAGIGGDTANGGAARFQSQVLAEKPTAITINFGMNDGGYGGFNPDACKRFAERTSAMLDMATKAGARVALLSPNAVDRRNKSNGKQYVETQKQFYAPLKELAAKHKVSFVDQYAITRAATDKMEIDDPTAKKAVPYYDGFHTSPPGGLLMAHAILTGLNAPALVSDVAVDASAGKADAKSCKVGDVSVLPNTAGVSFTRTDEALPLPIQKDWLPMLPYTNELKDLNYYGLTVKGLKDGSYVVSVDGAAVGTYSAKDLAAGVNVGNVTAGPVWEQANKVLQAINAKNQLVAQRFFDVVMFQFPNKEWLKDVAETVTARRTFELAKRMEKIDAAQKDIYKLAAPVTRKWEVKPAQ, from the coding sequence ATGTCCCGCCTGCTCCTTTTCGCCGCGCTCGCGGCCTTTCTTGGGTTCACTCCCGACGCTCCTGTAACGCGCGCCGCCGAGCCCAAACCCGTGGCCGCTGCGGCCGACGGGAATGACTTCTTCTTCAAGCCGAACGACCGCATCGTGTTCCTCGGGGACAGCATCACCGCCCAGTACCAGTACTCGACGTACATCGAGTTGTACCTCACCACCCGGATGCCCAAGGGCAACTTCACGTTCATCAACGCGGGCATCGGCGGCGACACCGCCAACGGCGGCGCCGCGCGGTTCCAGAGCCAGGTGCTCGCCGAGAAGCCGACCGCCATCACGATCAACTTCGGGATGAACGACGGCGGGTACGGCGGGTTCAACCCGGACGCGTGCAAGCGGTTCGCCGAACGCACCTCCGCCATGCTCGACATGGCGACCAAGGCCGGGGCGCGGGTCGCGCTGCTCTCGCCCAACGCCGTGGACCGCCGCAACAAGAGCAACGGCAAGCAGTACGTCGAGACGCAGAAGCAGTTTTACGCCCCGCTCAAGGAACTCGCCGCGAAGCACAAGGTGAGCTTCGTGGACCAGTACGCGATCACCCGCGCCGCGACCGACAAGATGGAAATCGATGACCCGACGGCGAAGAAGGCGGTGCCGTACTACGACGGGTTCCACACCTCGCCCCCGGGCGGGCTGCTGATGGCCCACGCCATCCTCACCGGGCTGAACGCGCCGGCGCTCGTTAGCGATGTGGCGGTGGACGCGAGCGCCGGCAAGGCCGACGCCAAAAGCTGCAAGGTCGGCGACGTGAGCGTGCTCCCTAACACTGCCGGCGTGAGCTTCACCCGCACTGACGAAGCGCTGCCGCTGCCGATCCAGAAGGACTGGCTGCCGATGCTGCCGTACACGAACGAACTCAAGGACCTGAACTACTACGGTCTCACCGTGAAGGGCCTCAAGGACGGCAGCTACGTCGTTTCCGTCGATGGCGCCGCAGTCGGCACGTACTCGGCGAAAGATCTGGCCGCGGGTGTGAACGTCGGGAACGTGACCGCCGGCCCGGTGTGGGAGCAGGCCAACAAGGTGCTCCAGGCGATCAACGCGAAGAACCAACTCGTTGCGCAACGCTTCTTTGACGTGGTCATGTTCCAGTTCCCGAATAAAGAGTGGCTCAAGGACGTGGCCGAAACGGTTACCGCACGAAGGACCTTTGAACTCGCGAAGCGCATGGAGAAGATCGACGCCGCGCAGAAGGACATCTACAAGCTGGCGGCGCCCGTCACGCGTAAGTGGGAAGTGAAGCCGGCGCAGTGA
- the thyX gene encoding FAD-dependent thymidylate synthase — MVVPTPTAVPVDNDVRVITEPSVYVLGRQTVDQAELDRFLVDHGVSWESDSEIAGEVLTETAGRVCYMSFAKPRPGGNSAYLTHIKEVGHGSVLEHAVWNLLLTGVSRSLTHELVRHRAGFGFSQLSQRYVDESVAEYVEPDIIARDPELHAIWLESVQQSHAAYMKLADALNAKLGDPAAAAAAMLPPNPDRTTRRKAARQAARSVLPNATETKIFITANARALRHFLEMRGSSHAEPEIRKLSCAILDVLQKDAPNLFGDYQKVPLPDGTFELATQFKKV, encoded by the coding sequence ATGGTCGTGCCAACTCCTACGGCTGTTCCTGTGGACAACGACGTTCGCGTCATCACCGAGCCTTCGGTTTACGTCCTGGGCCGGCAAACGGTCGATCAGGCCGAACTCGATCGATTTTTGGTCGATCACGGTGTGAGCTGGGAGAGTGACAGCGAGATCGCTGGCGAGGTGCTCACGGAAACGGCGGGACGCGTCTGTTATATGTCGTTCGCGAAGCCGCGACCGGGCGGCAACAGCGCGTACCTGACCCACATCAAGGAAGTGGGGCACGGGAGCGTGCTGGAGCACGCGGTGTGGAACCTGCTCCTCACTGGGGTGTCGCGGTCCCTCACGCACGAGCTGGTGCGGCACCGCGCCGGGTTCGGCTTCAGCCAGCTCTCGCAGCGGTACGTGGACGAGTCGGTGGCCGAGTACGTGGAGCCCGACATCATCGCCCGCGACCCCGAGTTGCACGCGATCTGGCTCGAATCGGTGCAGCAGTCGCACGCGGCGTACATGAAGCTCGCCGACGCGCTCAACGCGAAGCTCGGCGACCCGGCCGCCGCTGCGGCGGCGATGCTCCCGCCGAACCCGGACCGCACCACCCGCCGCAAGGCCGCGCGTCAGGCCGCGCGGAGCGTGCTGCCGAACGCCACCGAGACCAAGATCTTCATCACCGCGAACGCCCGCGCGCTGCGGCACTTTTTGGAGATGCGCGGATCGAGCCACGCCGAGCCGGAGATCCGCAAGCTCTCGTGCGCGATCCTGGATGTGCTCCAGAAAGACGCCCCTAATCTCTTCGGCGATTACCAGAAGGTGCCCCTTCCCGACGGCACGTTCGAGTTGGCGACGCAGTTCAAGAAGGTGTGA
- a CDS encoding GNAT family N-acetyltransferase: MCAAALAQTLPGAIGVSCPPRGDSPEAEDAVANAACVWLRACGVKVCQAFALADELHLMGSLERVGFRYTTQLAFLRREIAGVMQSKARPEVSCEPVPLSGSPLSAQVREVLLATHRATLDCPELNAPRTADEIVAGFEVAPNRGCHLVSHAGRCVGVLLLDTFDTGSGGPDAELSYLGIVPEARGHGIGGAALAFALGALSDAGGGALSLSVDMRNTPAVRLYTRLGFAEYERRGVWLATWPG; encoded by the coding sequence GTGTGCGCCGCCGCGCTGGCCCAAACGCTCCCCGGCGCGATCGGGGTGTCGTGCCCGCCCCGCGGCGACTCGCCCGAAGCGGAAGACGCGGTTGCGAATGCGGCGTGCGTGTGGCTGAGAGCCTGCGGCGTTAAGGTGTGTCAGGCGTTCGCGCTCGCGGACGAACTCCACCTGATGGGGTCACTCGAACGGGTCGGGTTCCGGTACACCACTCAACTCGCGTTCTTGCGCCGTGAGATCGCCGGCGTAATGCAGAGTAAGGCCCGACCGGAGGTGTCGTGCGAACCGGTTCCGCTCTCCGGCTCACCGCTCTCAGCGCAAGTGCGCGAAGTGCTGCTTGCGACACATCGAGCCACGCTCGACTGCCCGGAACTCAACGCGCCCCGCACGGCGGACGAGATCGTCGCGGGGTTCGAGGTCGCCCCGAACCGCGGGTGCCACCTCGTGTCCCACGCTGGCCGGTGCGTCGGGGTGTTGTTACTCGACACTTTCGATACCGGCTCCGGGGGGCCGGACGCGGAGCTGTCATACCTCGGAATCGTCCCGGAGGCCCGCGGACACGGGATCGGTGGTGCGGCGCTCGCGTTCGCGCTCGGCGCGCTGTCCGACGCCGGGGGCGGTGCGCTGAGCCTATCGGTCGACATGCGCAACACGCCCGCGGTGCGCCTCTACACGCGGCTCGGGTTCGCCGAGTACGAGCGCCGGGGCGTCTGGCTGGCAACGTGGCCCGGCTAA
- a CDS encoding chromosomal replication initiator protein DnaA, translating to MPPRLATRDRMPHEQPEPRVPSAAALTDAVSAKVGAARFALWFQGHTTFVPLGGRVVVAARNRHTQEWLEHTFGAAVRAAVTDLCGDGVPVQWVVDDLLNSRATEDAPAVRTATAAPSERAAARGEQPAAPQPRQQLDLFGDPVPPPKPKVKRADPEAEALARPLAAQRTGRRWKSLADFVSGPCNRVAHASALSAVEEPGQGANPLVIHGPVGTGKTHLLEGVYAGLKRQSDQRPCYVTAEEFTTKFVQASRLGKMSQFRRQFRECSVLLLDDLHFLATKKATQEEFLHTFDALIADGRQVVVTTDCHPRLADELMPELLDRLLGGAVWGLQPPDPETRLEILRKKSCGANPPIPENVLKTLANTLRGNVRELEGAINSVRHYAKVTGRPVDLATAREALGDLLRHAVRTVTVADVDAAVCATLRLSAGTLQSKARTWAVSHPRMVAIYLSRKHTAATYGEVSKHFGAKTHSTAVAAEKKVRGWLDKGESIAIGDRDWPAKELVDRVERELQR from the coding sequence GTGCCACCCCGACTTGCCACACGCGACCGCATGCCACACGAACAGCCCGAGCCCCGTGTCCCGTCCGCTGCCGCACTGACCGACGCCGTCTCCGCCAAGGTCGGGGCAGCCCGGTTCGCGCTCTGGTTCCAGGGCCACACGACGTTCGTCCCGCTCGGCGGGCGCGTCGTGGTGGCGGCCCGGAACCGCCACACCCAGGAGTGGCTCGAACACACCTTCGGCGCCGCGGTGCGGGCCGCGGTAACGGACCTGTGCGGCGACGGCGTCCCGGTGCAGTGGGTGGTGGACGACCTGCTGAACTCCCGCGCCACCGAAGACGCGCCGGCGGTTCGTACTGCAACCGCGGCTCCTTCGGAACGTGCTGCGGCGCGAGGCGAACAGCCGGCCGCGCCGCAACCGCGGCAGCAACTGGACCTGTTCGGCGACCCGGTGCCGCCGCCCAAGCCGAAGGTGAAGCGGGCGGACCCGGAAGCCGAAGCGCTCGCCCGGCCGCTGGCCGCCCAGCGCACCGGCCGGCGGTGGAAGTCCCTCGCGGATTTCGTTTCGGGGCCGTGCAACCGCGTCGCCCACGCGTCGGCGCTGAGCGCGGTGGAGGAGCCCGGGCAGGGCGCGAACCCGCTGGTGATTCACGGGCCGGTCGGGACCGGGAAGACCCACCTGCTCGAAGGCGTCTACGCCGGGCTGAAGCGCCAGAGCGACCAACGCCCGTGCTACGTCACCGCCGAGGAGTTCACGACCAAGTTCGTGCAGGCGTCGCGGCTGGGGAAGATGTCCCAGTTCCGGCGCCAGTTCCGCGAGTGCAGCGTGCTGCTGCTGGACGACCTGCACTTCCTAGCGACCAAGAAGGCCACGCAGGAAGAGTTCCTGCACACGTTCGACGCGCTGATCGCGGACGGGCGGCAGGTGGTGGTGACAACTGACTGTCACCCGCGCCTGGCCGACGAACTGATGCCCGAGCTGCTCGACCGGTTGCTCGGCGGCGCGGTGTGGGGGCTCCAGCCGCCGGACCCGGAGACGCGGCTGGAGATCCTCCGCAAGAAATCGTGCGGGGCCAACCCGCCGATCCCGGAGAACGTTCTGAAGACGCTCGCCAACACGCTCCGCGGCAACGTCCGCGAGCTGGAAGGCGCCATCAACAGCGTCCGGCACTACGCGAAGGTGACCGGCCGGCCCGTGGACCTTGCGACCGCGCGTGAAGCCCTCGGCGACCTGTTGCGTCACGCGGTGCGGACGGTAACAGTCGCGGACGTGGACGCCGCCGTGTGTGCGACGCTCCGGCTCTCGGCGGGCACGCTCCAGTCGAAGGCCCGGACGTGGGCGGTGAGCCACCCGCGTATGGTCGCGATCTACCTGAGCCGGAAACACACCGCGGCCACCTACGGCGAGGTGAGCAAGCACTTCGGCGCGAAGACCCACAGCACGGCGGTCGCGGCGGAAAAGAAGGTGCGGGGCTGGCTGGACAAGGGCGAGAGCATCGCCATCGGCGACCGCGACTGGCCGGCGAAGGAGCTGGTTGATCGCGTCGAGCGCGAGTTGCAGCGGTAA
- a CDS encoding sterol desaturase family protein, whose product MGLISLLLATGASLLGLAAVLRPLEMLFPAKPGQKLFRPGWALDLSFFLGQYLLWNGLVFWCLWHTRGAIGRLVPPEFAQAVAGQPFGLQVLEVVLLSDFCVYWGHRFQHRWSFLWRFHAVHHSAEHLDWLAAHREHPLDTVYTMTLINLPAFVLGFPLEALAGFIAFRGVWAIYIHSNVRLPLGPLRPLLGAPELHHWHHARDRDAGNYGNVCPLMDVLFGTYVCPDREPEAFGINQPVPSTWLGHMTRPLLPRGTGAADEEQRVVTNAGEKAEVA is encoded by the coding sequence ATGGGCCTCATCTCCCTTTTACTTGCAACCGGCGCCAGCCTGTTGGGGCTCGCTGCTGTACTGCGCCCGTTAGAGATGCTGTTCCCCGCGAAGCCGGGACAGAAGCTCTTTCGCCCCGGTTGGGCACTCGACCTGTCATTCTTTCTGGGCCAGTACCTGCTCTGGAACGGGCTGGTGTTCTGGTGCTTGTGGCACACCCGTGGTGCAATCGGCCGATTGGTCCCGCCCGAGTTTGCGCAAGCCGTGGCGGGGCAGCCGTTCGGGCTCCAAGTACTGGAGGTGGTGCTTCTGAGTGACTTTTGCGTGTACTGGGGGCACCGGTTCCAGCACCGATGGAGCTTCTTGTGGCGGTTTCATGCGGTGCATCACAGCGCCGAACACCTCGACTGGCTGGCCGCTCACCGCGAGCACCCGCTGGACACGGTGTACACGATGACGCTCATTAATCTACCCGCATTCGTACTCGGCTTCCCATTAGAGGCGCTGGCTGGGTTCATTGCGTTTCGTGGGGTGTGGGCGATCTACATCCACTCGAACGTGCGGCTCCCGCTCGGCCCGTTGCGCCCGCTGCTCGGGGCGCCGGAACTGCATCACTGGCACCACGCCCGCGATCGCGACGCCGGGAACTACGGGAACGTGTGCCCGCTCATGGACGTGCTGTTCGGCACCTACGTGTGCCCGGATCGCGAGCCAGAGGCGTTCGGTATCAATCAGCCCGTCCCATCGACGTGGCTCGGTCACATGACTCGTCCGCTGCTCCCGCGCGGTACGGGAGCGGCGGACGAAGAACAACGAGTTGTGACGAACGCTGGTGAAAAGGCCGAAGTGGCGTGA
- a CDS encoding WD40 repeat domain-containing protein gives MSRIACVLLLVFCSAPAHGSERLPGAPVRLGDDRFRAGGSVSHLALAPDGKRYATAHTAAPDRIVVTVWDADTGRRVHEHLVSAKLFKGLVWGTRGAFAVTGRAEPGTSGQPGAEFPDDFCVWDITDPTGAPPFVELPQFVERVSGAIDGSGPPPRAAYTDFRLSTDGSRLAARWVSADEKHAVRVFDLKPAGTAAKLTRVANIDLGAEGADGFSFSADGRTLLTVRKLNDPERGAREAVVTAWPVDSGKPKRPVRVPDGARLMYAPDARSLAVFTAGDREWGFDVIPIVEPYKSPPRTRQRLRWPLPHPETEAHDGGGFAFFPSGDILAVATGRGTLVLDTSRGKELARLEGHADTCGAVAVSADGTRIATADGFGLVRLWDAKTFRSLHEAPGHRAPVTHAELSPDGKRLLTWAEDETVRFWDLATGQELRAFAGAPGLGGTRSRDSRPTFAPDGTAILFSTKDRLVGRDLQTGLEIPLPGDLANSKPRNVVFAPDGRSVLTWADADPSVAVYDWPGGKKRFDVSPDGPVRPAHFSPDGAAVFADVRRARRWDARTGKELAPARPDDRSDASYPLVALRPNPLWLVQDLRDETPCVVASGTHTPVPYIRLGRARGDTPTFAESRVAVSPTGGLLAVESDGPARAVLLEAATQTVRRELRGHRGAVRVLGFTPDGTKLLTAGGDHTVLVWDVRLQSVPLPDVVKRETNAAKLWEALATGPAGDAYLAMSRLSREPDAAVKMARLRLKPAVTNRTEAEASRVADARAVELLAALGTSPARELLEELAGGAATAFRTQEARRALERNTR, from the coding sequence ATGTCGCGTATCGCTTGCGTGCTGCTCCTGGTTTTCTGCTCCGCGCCCGCTCACGGGAGCGAACGGCTCCCCGGGGCGCCCGTGCGGCTCGGCGACGATCGGTTCCGCGCGGGCGGAAGCGTCTCGCACCTCGCGCTCGCGCCCGACGGCAAGCGGTACGCCACCGCGCACACGGCAGCACCCGACCGAATTGTGGTGACGGTGTGGGACGCGGACACGGGCCGTCGGGTTCACGAGCACCTCGTGAGCGCCAAGTTGTTCAAGGGGCTTGTGTGGGGCACCCGCGGGGCGTTCGCGGTTACGGGCCGCGCCGAACCCGGGACCAGCGGCCAACCGGGCGCGGAATTTCCGGACGACTTTTGTGTGTGGGACATCACCGACCCGACCGGCGCGCCGCCGTTCGTGGAGTTGCCGCAGTTCGTTGAGCGCGTTTCCGGCGCGATTGACGGCTCGGGGCCGCCCCCACGGGCCGCGTACACCGACTTCCGACTCAGCACCGACGGCTCGCGGCTCGCGGCCCGGTGGGTGTCCGCGGACGAGAAGCACGCGGTTCGGGTGTTCGACCTGAAACCGGCGGGGACCGCCGCGAAGCTCACCCGCGTCGCGAACATCGACCTCGGTGCCGAAGGCGCCGACGGTTTCAGCTTCTCGGCCGACGGCCGAACCCTGCTCACGGTTCGCAAGCTGAACGACCCCGAGCGCGGCGCCCGAGAGGCCGTTGTGACGGCGTGGCCCGTCGATAGCGGTAAGCCGAAACGACCTGTGCGCGTGCCGGACGGCGCGCGGCTCATGTACGCGCCGGACGCCCGGTCGCTCGCCGTGTTCACCGCGGGCGACCGGGAGTGGGGCTTCGATGTGATTCCGATCGTCGAGCCGTACAAGTCTCCGCCCCGCACGCGGCAGCGGCTCCGCTGGCCGTTGCCGCACCCCGAAACCGAGGCGCACGACGGCGGCGGGTTCGCGTTCTTCCCGTCGGGCGACATTCTGGCCGTTGCGACCGGGCGCGGCACCCTGGTGCTCGACACCTCGCGCGGGAAGGAACTGGCGCGGCTCGAAGGGCACGCGGACACGTGCGGCGCGGTCGCCGTATCGGCTGACGGCACCCGCATCGCGACCGCCGACGGGTTCGGTCTCGTGCGCCTGTGGGACGCCAAAACGTTCCGCTCGCTGCACGAGGCGCCGGGACACCGCGCTCCAGTCACGCACGCCGAACTGTCGCCCGATGGCAAGCGCCTGCTGACCTGGGCCGAAGACGAAACGGTGCGGTTCTGGGACCTCGCAACCGGTCAGGAGCTGCGTGCGTTCGCAGGCGCTCCGGGATTAGGGGGGACGCGCTCCCGTGACTCACGCCCGACGTTCGCGCCCGACGGAACCGCCATTCTGTTCAGCACCAAGGACCGGCTCGTCGGGCGCGATTTACAAACCGGGCTCGAGATCCCGCTGCCGGGCGATCTGGCGAACTCGAAGCCGCGGAATGTGGTGTTCGCTCCCGACGGCAGGTCCGTGTTGACGTGGGCGGACGCGGACCCGTCGGTCGCGGTGTACGACTGGCCCGGCGGGAAAAAGCGGTTCGACGTTTCCCCCGACGGGCCGGTGCGCCCGGCACACTTTTCTCCCGACGGCGCCGCCGTGTTCGCCGACGTGCGCCGAGCCCGGCGCTGGGACGCGCGAACCGGTAAGGAACTGGCACCGGCCCGGCCCGACGACCGCTCCGATGCCTCGTATCCGCTCGTCGCACTGCGCCCGAACCCGCTGTGGCTTGTTCAAGACCTGCGTGACGAAACGCCGTGCGTCGTCGCGAGCGGGACACACACACCGGTTCCGTACATCCGACTCGGCCGGGCGCGCGGCGACACGCCCACGTTCGCAGAGTCGCGGGTTGCCGTTTCCCCGACCGGCGGCCTTCTCGCCGTCGAAAGTGACGGCCCCGCGCGCGCGGTTCTGCTCGAAGCCGCGACCCAGACGGTCCGGCGCGAGTTGCGCGGGCACCGCGGGGCGGTGCGCGTCCTGGGGTTCACGCCGGACGGTACGAAGCTACTCACCGCGGGCGGCGATCACACGGTTCTGGTGTGGGACGTGCGGCTTCAATCCGTGCCGCTTCCGGACGTGGTGAAACGGGAAACGAACGCGGCCAAGCTCTGGGAGGCGCTCGCGACCGGTCCGGCCGGGGACGCGTACCTCGCGATGTCGCGACTCAGCCGTGAGCCCGACGCGGCGGTGAAGATGGCCCGGCTGCGGCTCAAGCCGGCCGTGACGAACCGCACCGAGGCCGAAGCGAGCCGAGTCGCAGACGCGCGAGCGGTCGAACTCCTCGCGGCGCTGGGGACGAGCCCGGCCCGCGAGCTGCTGGAGGAACTGGCGGGCGGAGCGGCGACGGCGTTCCGCACCCAAGAGGCCCGCCGCGCGCTGGAACGTAACACGCGGTAA
- a CDS encoding FKBP-type peptidyl-prolyl cis-trans isomerase, with amino-acid sequence MAQVPPMPAVDATEWVKQDNGLEIWDATVGEGDEVKPGAKVTVHYTGWLTNGKMFDSSVSRGQTISFSLNQVIKGWQVGIPGMKPGGVRRLKIPSDLGYGAAGAGRDIPPNATLIFEVELISSK; translated from the coding sequence ATGGCGCAAGTACCCCCGATGCCCGCCGTCGACGCCACCGAGTGGGTCAAGCAGGATAACGGGCTTGAGATTTGGGACGCCACGGTGGGCGAGGGCGACGAGGTGAAGCCCGGCGCCAAGGTTACGGTCCACTACACCGGGTGGCTGACCAACGGCAAGATGTTCGACAGCAGCGTGTCCCGCGGACAGACCATCTCGTTCTCGCTGAACCAAGTCATCAAGGGCTGGCAGGTGGGCATCCCCGGGATGAAGCCGGGCGGGGTGCGCCGGCTCAAGATCCCCTCGGACCTCGGCTACGGCGCGGCCGGCGCCGGGCGCGATATCCCGCCCAACGCGACGCTCATTTTCGAGGTGGAACTGATCTCGTCGAAGTGA